One region of Hymenobacter sediminicola genomic DNA includes:
- a CDS encoding winged helix-turn-helix transcriptional regulator, with protein sequence MLQDTDLISNDLYPMPFPVPPPSHANCTGAMRSVRDALDLLGGKWKLPIIVGLSNGPQRFKQLQREVAGITAKMLSKELKELEINGLITRQVDAATVPVAVTYTLAAYGNTLFPVIEALHAWGREHRIRIMHSGETTAPKASRVVEVVA encoded by the coding sequence ATGCTGCAGGATACTGACCTGATTTCTAACGACCTTTACCCCATGCCATTCCCTGTACCTCCGCCTTCGCACGCCAACTGCACCGGTGCCATGCGCTCCGTCCGCGACGCTCTCGATTTGCTCGGCGGCAAGTGGAAGCTGCCCATTATTGTTGGGCTCAGCAACGGTCCTCAACGCTTCAAGCAACTGCAGCGCGAGGTAGCGGGCATCACGGCCAAAATGCTCAGCAAAGAGCTGAAGGAGTTGGAAATCAACGGGCTTATCACCCGCCAGGTAGACGCGGCTACGGTACCCGTCGCCGTGACCTACACGCTGGCCGCGTATGGTAACACACTATTTCCGGTCATCGAGGCCCTGCACGCCTGGGGGCGGGAGCACCGCATACGCATTATGCACAGCGGGGAAACGACGGCACCAAAAGCCAGCCGGGTAGTGGAAGTCGTAGCGTAA
- a CDS encoding OmpA family protein, translating into MKVLLTLVLAICWQTLCAQQPGLSMYTDAQGRFRLGYPGSWQLQQTAGQLTFSPAGSQPATGQATLTITARPDSLSTLNPLTTGQLDSVWQRIRQLPQAQVFYLVQQDAGDHQELRYDYAYAATTAPAAAGRSRVLGRRLWRGGYEYQLEYRGTVGPEGQWQPGGELLESFGFLGAAGTGSNSSGPICDDKMYGIAALRYTNDQWQDDCRTIHEFSVADPSRPPKIHRQVLPFQSYALTKGFDNCLYSVTKAPTNTPEYIYRYNPATRQGSYTSWQLPAQGPEAVWIAAATDEQGDLYFSTSDASKLVRVSPGTGAVATVWTSDPARRAAYYSSIMFAGAGSHGNFCLDEAGTLYQIYSTDGSLIKVDLKSRQPAPALAQLTGLPERGGYSDLLFQYDAAGQRRLYLAGPKALYWVDMSNRKAHYVRQGVYTDLAGCNLFRGPARADGVPVAAGTSWRGRVLDAVTLQPLPGAQLQLGTADAKSVVSLTPNGVFSFPAAPGRSVVAQVRLPGYFPTDSTYTVGSGPLVRDILVQPLTVGTVLRLPDVQFEQGTTRLLLTSYPSLDELLAILKQNPGLTIQLRGHTDNVGDPQKNLVLSEQRVSAVKIYLVGLGIAPRRISGIGLGGTEPRASNAREATRKLNRRVEFRVMGI; encoded by the coding sequence ATGAAGGTTTTGCTGACGCTGGTTCTGGCAATATGCTGGCAGACGCTATGCGCCCAGCAGCCGGGGCTAAGCATGTATACGGATGCTCAGGGGCGTTTCCGGCTTGGGTATCCTGGCTCGTGGCAGTTGCAGCAAACGGCGGGGCAGCTCACGTTTTCGCCTGCTGGTTCTCAGCCAGCCACAGGGCAGGCCACCTTGACCATAACGGCCCGGCCTGACAGCCTCAGCACTCTCAACCCATTGACGACCGGCCAGCTGGATTCTGTGTGGCAGCGTATTCGGCAACTGCCCCAGGCTCAGGTGTTTTATCTGGTTCAGCAGGACGCCGGCGACCATCAGGAGTTGCGCTACGATTATGCCTATGCTGCCACTACTGCGCCGGCTGCTGCCGGCCGCAGCCGTGTGCTGGGGCGCCGGCTTTGGCGCGGCGGCTATGAGTATCAGTTGGAATACCGGGGCACAGTCGGGCCGGAAGGGCAGTGGCAGCCGGGCGGGGAGCTTCTGGAGTCGTTCGGCTTCCTCGGCGCTGCGGGCACTGGCAGCAACAGTTCCGGGCCCATCTGCGACGATAAGATGTACGGCATTGCGGCCCTTCGCTACACCAACGACCAGTGGCAGGACGACTGCCGCACCATCCATGAATTTTCCGTCGCCGATCCTTCCCGGCCGCCCAAAATTCACCGCCAAGTCCTGCCGTTCCAGTCATATGCCCTGACCAAAGGCTTCGACAACTGCCTGTATTCAGTGACAAAAGCCCCTACCAATACCCCCGAATACATCTACCGCTACAACCCCGCCACACGGCAGGGCAGCTACACATCTTGGCAGCTGCCGGCCCAGGGCCCCGAAGCCGTCTGGATTGCGGCGGCCACGGATGAGCAGGGCGACTTGTATTTCAGCACTTCGGATGCCAGCAAACTGGTCCGGGTCAGCCCTGGCACCGGGGCTGTAGCAACAGTATGGACCTCTGACCCGGCGCGTCGGGCCGCGTATTACTCGTCTATTATGTTTGCCGGGGCGGGTTCCCACGGCAACTTCTGCCTGGATGAGGCCGGCACGCTCTACCAAATCTACAGCACCGACGGCTCCCTCATCAAAGTAGACCTGAAGAGCCGCCAGCCAGCTCCGGCCTTGGCGCAGCTCACGGGCCTGCCGGAGCGCGGCGGCTACAGCGACCTGCTGTTTCAGTACGATGCCGCTGGCCAGCGCCGCCTCTACCTGGCAGGCCCCAAAGCCCTGTATTGGGTAGATATGAGCAACCGAAAAGCGCACTATGTGCGTCAGGGCGTCTACACCGATCTGGCGGGCTGCAATCTGTTTCGTGGTCCTGCCCGAGCCGATGGAGTGCCGGTGGCGGCAGGTACCAGCTGGCGGGGCCGGGTGCTCGATGCCGTCACCCTGCAACCGCTGCCGGGGGCACAGCTGCAGCTTGGTACTGCTGATGCAAAAAGCGTGGTATCCCTCACGCCTAACGGCGTATTTTCCTTTCCTGCAGCCCCTGGCCGTTCCGTTGTGGCGCAGGTCCGCCTTCCGGGCTATTTCCCCACCGACAGTACCTATACTGTTGGTTCGGGCCCTCTGGTGCGCGATATTTTGGTGCAGCCCCTGACGGTGGGAACCGTTCTGCGGCTGCCTGATGTGCAGTTTGAGCAGGGCACCACCCGGCTGCTGCTCACCTCATACCCGTCTCTAGATGAGCTGCTGGCCATATTGAAGCAAAACCCTGGCCTCACCATTCAGCTGCGCGGCCACACCGATAACGTCGGCGACCCTCAGAAAAACCTGGTACTGAGTGAGCAGCGCGTTTCGGCCGTGAAAATCTACCTCGTCGGGCTTGGCATTGCTCCGCGCCGCATTTCCGGTATTGGGCTGGGTGGCACTGAGCCGCGTGCCAGTAATGCCCGCGAGGCTACCCGAAAACTTAACCGTCGAGTCGAGTTCCGTGTGATGGGTATATAG
- a CDS encoding DUF5991 domain-containing protein: protein MTTLLVRPLLWSVLAFAGPSAAGLQTWAGTYQYEEEPVKALAGYSMSMMWKLDLQPQANKSLGGQLSVEGQQTFMKLKVRAAGTAQEAQIIFVQLVEGNNYQQHKPGDVLFRLRKDPTGKTVTYWGKLQPRLTETYKDGQVNFVRK, encoded by the coding sequence ATGACAACGTTGCTCGTGCGCCCTTTGCTCTGGTCTGTTCTGGCGTTTGCCGGCCCTAGCGCGGCGGGCCTGCAAACCTGGGCAGGCACCTATCAGTATGAGGAAGAGCCCGTGAAGGCCTTAGCCGGCTACAGTATGAGCATGATGTGGAAGCTGGACCTGCAGCCGCAAGCCAACAAAAGCCTTGGCGGGCAGCTCAGCGTGGAAGGCCAGCAAACCTTTATGAAACTGAAGGTACGCGCTGCTGGCACTGCCCAGGAAGCTCAAATCATCTTCGTGCAGTTGGTAGAAGGTAACAACTACCAGCAGCACAAGCCCGGCGACGTGCTATTCCGCCTCCGTAAAGACCCCACCGGCAAAACCGTCACGTACTGGGGCAAGCTGCAACCTCGTCTGACAGAAACCTACAAGGATGGACAGGTGAATTTTGTACGGAAGTAG
- a CDS encoding DoxX family protein encodes MAPLKKTLAPVLVTAVPALLITASGIMKLLGGTEIRQAMAATGVADYRIGLGLMELLFTALFLYPRTMKLGLLLLTSYFAGAIATDLSHGRSLVAPVLILTLVWIAAFLRDRTAFLPAPAATPAV; translated from the coding sequence ATGGCACCCCTTAAGAAAACCCTTGCGCCTGTTCTAGTAACGGCAGTACCTGCCCTCCTGATTACGGCCAGCGGTATCATGAAGCTCCTAGGCGGTACTGAAATTCGGCAGGCCATGGCCGCAACGGGCGTGGCCGATTACCGCATTGGGCTGGGGCTGATGGAACTCCTGTTCACGGCCCTTTTTCTCTACCCCCGAACCATGAAACTGGGGCTGCTGCTACTCACCAGCTACTTTGCCGGCGCCATAGCCACCGACCTCTCCCACGGCCGCAGCTTGGTAGCACCGGTCCTTATTCTTACCCTGGTCTGGATTGCCGCCTTCCTGCGCGACCGGACGGCGTTTCTGCCTGCTCCTGCTGCTACGCCGGCCGTATAG